TGGCTTTGGAAAAGAGAGACTGGACAGTCTGTCCTACGTTTCGCGCCCGAAAGATTTCCCATGCGCGTTTAGGGCAGGTGAATACAGGCAAGAACCCGGTACTCTCAATCTGTCCAAAAGAATTGTGAAAAAATCACAATACCGCAAGGAGTCACGTTTTATCCCGTTCTTTTTTCGATATCTGCGCGTATCTGCGCCGTCTGCTGAAAAATCACACGATCCACAGATGACGCAGATACACGCAGATGGAAAACAGGGCATGGATGTTCAAGCCAGGCGATTCCAAACTCGAATCCTAAGGTCGGAACTGTCCAAAATAAGTTTGATCGGGGAAATTTCTTCTTCATCGCGAAGGAGAGGTTCCCAAGTACGCCTTCCTTAAAAACGTTGTCTATTTGAAGCAAGCCACAATTTGGACAGAGATGAGAACGCTTACATTTGACTTGGAGCATTGGCGATGCAAGGGACAACAGAACGAACGGGTTCTCCGCCTCTCTTTCTCCCGATTACGATTACGAAGGCGAGCACGAGATTTGAAAAAAGGACCGTCCTTAGGCACTATGGGTTTTCCGGCGAGCGTAAATGATAAAATCGGACTTATGCGTTTCAGAGATGGCGACAAACGCGAGGAGATGATGAGACGATCAGACATGCGCGGCCTTTGATACTTTTACTGGCCATGGTCGCTGCGGCGCCCGGATTCGCGGATCAGGACACGTTCCGGTTCGTTGTAACGGGCGACAGCCGCGGCGGGGACAACGGCATCAATTCGGTTCGCCTGTCGGAACTAGTGGTTGCCATTTTGGCGGAGCAACCCTTGCCGGACCTGGTGATTTTCACGGGCGATCTCGTCAACAACGGCTATGTCTCGCAACTGGAGTACTGGGTGCAGGTCTTCATGGAGCCGCTTGAACAGCACGGAGTCAAAGTGTATCCGATCCGGGGCAATCACGATGCGCAGATTGACTCGTGGCGGCAGGTGTTTTCGGGCGTGCATGCCTTGCCGAACAACGGGCCGCCGGATGAACTAGGCATGACGTATTCGTTTGTTCATAAAAACGCGTTCTTCATTGGCATGGACCTGAGCGGCCTGTTCGAGATCAACCAGGAATGGCTCGACGAGCAACTGAGCACGAAGAACGTGCCGCATCTGTTTGTGTTCAATCATTATCCGGCGTTTTCCGTGGATCACGTGGATTCGCTGGCGTTCAACAAACCGAAGCGCGACGCTTTCTGGAACAGCATCGGCCGCGCGGGCGGACGGGTTTATTTCACCGGCCACGACCATTTCTACAATCATTCGATGGCGTACGACAAACACTACATCTGGATTCACCAGATTGTCGTGGGCTCGGCGGGCGCGCCGTTCTACGATTGGAACGGCGTCTATCTCGAAGCGCCGCGGGTCCAAGGCATTGCGCACAACAGGAACAACGGGTACGTGGTGGTGGATGTGGACGGATACGATGTCCGATCGGTGTTTAAGGAACGCATCGAACTGCAGCCGGGGCAAGTGCAATACGTCGAATTTAACGACGTATTCACGTACACGGCATGGGGACCGGGCGAGGGACTGCCGTTGTCGATCGCAACCGCGTTGCTTGCCGGGCTTCTCATCATGTGTTTGATGTTGCGCCGGATCGCTTTCGGCTGAAGCCATTTCCCAAATCGTATTCACCTGTATAACGGACACAAACAGGTGTGTTTTATGGCAAAACTTGACGTGACAACGAAATGGAGCAAAAGACCATGACAAAGAAAATTCGCGTGGGCGTGGTGGGCACGGGGATGGGCCGCCATCACATGGAGGCGTTCGTGAAACTGGAGGATGTCGAATTGTTGGCCGTCTGCGACATCAATGTGCCCGAAGCGAAGGAGTTCGCGGACAAATTCGGCGCACCGCATGTTTTTGCGGATTACCGCGAAATGTTTTCGATGCCCGAACTGGACGCCGTCTCGATTGCGACGCCGAATTGCCTGCATGCGCCGATGACAATAGACGCGTTGCGCAAGGGCAAGCATGTGTTGATCGAAAAACCGATGGCGCTCAATGCGGCCCAGGCGCGGGCGATGGTCGCCGAGGCCAAAAAGGCGAAGAAGCGCCTGATGGTCGAGCAGGCGATGCGATTCTCGCGGGACGTCCAATTGCTGCGGGGATGTTACGAACGCGGCGATTTCGGCGAAGTCTATTACGCGCGTTCGACGTGGATCCGCCGGAAGGGCTGGCCGCGTCTGAATTTCGAGCCGGGCGGTTCGATGGGCCGCGGCGAATGGTTCATCCGCAAGGCGGAGGCGGGCTTTGGCGCGCTGGGCGACATTGGCGTCCATCTGCTCGATCTCGCGTGGTATCTGATGGGTAATCCGAAACCGATTGCCGCAAGCGGCGCGATGTGGAACAAGGTGGCCGCCCCGATCCTGAAGCGCAAGAAGATGCCGGTCGAAGTGGACGAAACGACCTGCGGATTCATCCGGCTCGAAGGCGGGGGCGTCATCGTGGTCGAGATCTGCTGGGACTCGCACAATGCGCCCGTGCAGGAAGTCCGGGTATATGGCGACAAGGGTGGCTGTTCGGCTTTTCCGGCCCGCGTGTATCGCGGGGAGGATATTCTCGAAACCGTTGATGTGAGTACGGCGTACGGCGGGTACCCGATTACCGATGCCTACGCGCATTTCATTGACTGCATCCGCAATCCGAAAAAGAAGATGATCGCATCGGGCGAGGAAATCGTGGAAGTGATGCGAATGCTCGACGGCATCGGAAAATCGGCCGCGACGGGCCGTGAAGTGAGGTTGTAACGCACCACTTTCGGGCGTGGCAGGTGTTCAGCGCAGAAGGCGCGCATCGGCCCAGTCGGCGTGATCGGCCATCAGATCATTGCCGCCATCGCCGACGATCAACTCGAGCCGTTTCGCGTCCGTGACATCGAGGTCTACGCGTTTGGCGGGATCGTCGCGTTTCATGAGCCCGGATTCCCATCGCTTGGTTCCATCCACCCACACTTCAAAGGTGATGGTGGGTCCCGTGGCGCTATCCGCGCCGGCCCATGCCTGGAACCGCTTGTGGCGGCCATCCAGTGCATACACAATCCGCGATGGCGCGTGTGTTCCGAGGCCGCGGCGGTACAACGTGCCGGCGATGGTTATCGGCTTCTCCCACACGCTTTGGTTGCGCTGGAGTGTTCCCCAGCCTTGCGTCGCCTCGACCGGCTCCAACGCATCGAGGAAAACTCCATCGATCCGTTCAATGGGACGCTGTGCATGAACGGCTTTGCCGCTCACATCCGCGAGATTGGTTGGAGGCACAATTGCCTGGCCGTCCAACGACACACGCTCCGGTTGCGGCAACAAGTCTTGATCTCCCACGGCGCCCGCCTGGCCTTCCTGCCATGCCCATACCCATGCAGACGTGTGGACACCGGGTGTTATGCCCTCAATGGTGAGCGACACGTCATGCCGTCCTTCCGGAAACGGCGCGCGCAGGAAACACCAGTGTTCGGGACGTTCAAAGCCACTGGCTGCCCAGCCGGTTTCCGAATCGCAGGAGGTCAGTGCGACAGCCTGTCCATCCACCATCACGCGCGTCTCGGCGGACTGTTTCGCGCCATCGAACAATATGAGCAGATCGGCCCGCGCACCGCGCACCGATACAGTTGCGTCGAATCGCGCATGAATGCATTCCGTCGCGCTGCCGACAAGGCTTGTCCAATCCGGGCCGAATGCCGCCGCCTCATCGTCATATATATGGCGTTCCACCATACGTTTTACGGTCTCGACATCAATTCGGTTCCCGGTAAGTTCAGTGGCGGCGGGCACGTTTTCAGGGGACTGTGCGGCAATGTCAAGCACGACGGTTTCGTACGGCATCAAGGGCACGTTCAAGGCGTCCCCTCGCTTCATCGCACGACCGTACTGGCGTAATTCGGGATATGCGCTTGTTGCCGAAAAAATCGTTTCCTCCGGGAGATATTCCATAGGCAGCACATAGGTGTGCGGCGCGATCCATGGATTGCGCAGGACAATCAGTTCTCGGTAGGACTTGGAATCCCCTTCGCCGGAACGATGACGGTATCCGTACGGTTCACGCGGCATCGCAGCCTTGTGATCAAACTTAGGACACGCGCCGTCCTGCCATGCCGGCGGCAAGAGCGGTTCCGTGTCTTCAAGCATCGCCTGATGTTTCCTCGCCCACGACAGCACATCCGCGAACGCTTTCCACCGGGGAGCGTCCATGAACTTGGGATTGAGATAGACGGGCAGGAATTGATGCCCGCGCAAGACGGTCATCACGGCGTCGTTGAGAAATGGATCGTTTGTTTGATGGATGATGCCGAGGACTTCCTGTGCGGCCTGCGGCATGGGATTCCATTGAGCCCCCTGCAGGTTGAAGAAGTCCCGCGCGGTCGTGTAACTCTCGCGGTAGACGGGCGACGGTACGCGGCCATGCGGAGCATCGTCGCCGAACGAGCCGATCACGCTGTTGAAATGGAACAACCACCAGGGGCTCGGATTCCAGCCGAAGCAGGTCGGTTCGATCCATGCGTCCGGCGCGGCTTGGTGAATGGCTGCCGCCGCCGCGATGAGACCGTCCGCGATGGCTTCCGCCGAAAGCAGCCCCGGCGCGTGGCCATGATCCGTTTCCGGGCACACGAGCGCATAGCCGTCGAACTTGAAGTGCCGCACACCGTCGCGCGTGGCGTATTCGACAAGGCGGTCGCGGAAGGCCGCGGCGTATTTCGGCCCGCCGAGGCACAGGCGGTCCTTGAGGGCCTCATAGCCGTTCTCGCGCGCCCATGCGATATCGAGCGCCGTCGGATAACAGCAACTCGGCGAGATCCACAAGCCGAGCCGGGACTGCATGCGTTGGGCCGCTTCTTGCAGGAGCGAGAAACCTTTCGGAAACAGTTTCGGATCGATCGCCCACAGCGATTTGGGGTCCGACCAGCCCATGTCTATGCAGAAGGTGTCGAACGCAACGCCGTACGGACGGTACATGTGTTCGTCGAAGGTGCGCATAAGTTCGAGAATTTCGGTTTCGGTGTAATACGGGCAACTCGACGTCCACCAACTGTTGTAGTTGACGTGAATGCCGCCCGGCGGCGGGCGATGGGCCGACAGATAGCGGCGGAACGCGCGCATCTCTTCACCGGGTTCCGCGACGCCGAACACGGCCTTGCGGGTTTCGTGCCACATGTCCGGCAAGAGAGTCCATCCCGGACGATGCGCGACAATCAACGTGTCGTTCTCGATGCGCGTGGCGGCAATCGGAAACTCGATGCCCGCAAAGAAACCATCGAGAAAGACGGGGTAACTTTGTGTCTCGCCGGGCAGCATCCGTGCAGCGCGTTGTTCGAGCGGAAACGATGCGAGCACGACTTCTTCGAGCAGGCGCGGCGCGGCTGTGCCCGTCACGCGAAACCGCGCCCATTTGCGAACCACGTCTTCACGGTCCGAACACTGGAAAAGAACGATTGCTTCCAGCCGGCCGCCATCGGCCAATTTCACCGGCGCAAACCGGCACTCGATCGTCTGGGAGTCCTGCAAAGCCCGCGGCGGTTCCGTCGTGTCGTAAAAGACAGCTTGGCCGTTGTTGAACCGAAATGAAACGCTGCCCCATGCGACGGGTAATTCATACGCGCCGCTGCGCAAGACAATCCCCGTATCTCGCGGCAGCCACGGAGCCGGTATGTCCTTGGCCCGCGCCGCTTCAGCCGCAGTAAAGACCACGATAAAAACAAGCAGGACGCCGAGGGATTTCCCAACTCGTTCGGGAAAAATCCACGGATGACGATGGACGAAGGCAAATTTCCCATTGAATCGCAAAGTATTGGAATCCCTCATGCGTGTTTCTCCCGCGGAATGGCTTTTCCTTCGACTGCATGCGCCGGAACGGTTTCGCGCCGGGCGGACCAAGAAATCATACCCTTGATTGAGGCATTGGGTCCAAGCCTCCGTGGGAAGATACCTTTTTACCGGCTTGGACGCAACGCCCTGTCGTATTGAGGCGGCGGGAATTTTCCGCCGGGATCGTGTAAAGTATGCGGCGGAGACTTGGCGTCATGCGTGTTGTGTTATTTGGTCCGCAATCCGGTGATTTGGCTGAAATGGCCGCCCGGTATTCAAACATTGAACTGGTGGACGAACAGCCGGACATCGTGGTCTGTTACGGCGGCGACGGTACTTTGTTGGCCGCCGAACAACGCTGGCCCTTGGTGCCGAAGGTTCCCATCCGCCACAGTCGGCGCGGCAACCGGTGCATCGCGCGTCCGCCGGAGGAAGTCCTTGAACGGCTGGCCGCGGGCCGCCTGGTGCGAACCGAATACCTGAAACTCATGGGTATCCTTCGCGGGCCGGCGCATACCCGTCCCGGACACGACCTCCGCGCGATGAACGAATTCAGCGTCCACATGGCGCGAATCAATTCGGCGGTTCGGTTCAAGATCTGGATTGACGACGAGTCCTACGGGCCCGATCGCGAAATCCTCGGCGACGGATTCGTCATCAGCACGCCTTTCGGCAGCATGGCCTATTTCAACCACATCACGCGCGGTTTTTTCCGACAGGGCATCGGTATCGCGTTCAAGTCCACCTCCGAGCACACCAACCATTTTATCGTGCCGGAATCCGCCGTCGTGCGCATCCTCATCACGCGCGGCCCGGCGCTTCTCGCGCAGGACAATTCCCTGGAATACCTCAATATTCTCGAAGGCGACGAACTGGTCGTCAAACGACAGGATCAACCGGCTGTGATCCTGACATGGGATGCGATGCGATATCCGTCCGACAAGTTCTGAGACGGCCATGACCCCGCCCGCCGGATCGTCCGCCGCAACGATGCTCGGCCTGCTGGCCGTCGTCTTCTGGAGTTCCACGGTCGCCTTTTCCCGCGGCCTGACCGAAAACCTCGGCGTGTTCACGGCCGCCTGCGCGATTTACCTCGGCGGCGGGGCGCTGGGCTGTGTTGCGCTGTTGGCGCGGCCGGCAAGGCGCCGTCGTCTCGCTCAAGCCTCGGCGCGCTACTGGTTGGTATGCGGCGGCAGTTTTATCGTCAATATTGTCTGCTTTCATCTCGCCGTGGGACTGGCCCATGGACGCCAGGGAATTATCGGGGTCGGTCTCGTCAACTATCTCTGGATCAGTCTCACACTGCTCCTGTCCGTGCCCATCTTGGGCAAGCGTCCCCGATGGGGACTGCTGCCGGGTATGATCATTGCCTGCGCGGGCGTGGTGCTGGCCACGATACACGACGGACCGCTGGACCTGGCGGAATTTGCCGCGAACGCCCGCGAGAATGCCGTTCCTTGCATCCTGGCGTTCATGGGCGCTCTCGCATGGGCTGTTTACAGCAACTTCAACCGCCGATGGGAAGCCGAATCCGGCGGCGGGCCGACGCCTGTCTTTCTGGCCGCAGCCGGCGTGATTTTTCTCGCAATGCGCCCCTGCGTCAACGAGACCGCGGCATGGAATGCGCCGGTTTTGGCCGGACTCGCCGCCACGATCCTTTTCCCCACGATCCTCGCCTATGCGTTCTGGGACGCCGCCATGCGGCGCGGCAACATCGTTCTCGTCGTTTCCGTGTCGTACCTGACCCCGGTCCTTTCAACCCTCATCAACTGCTTCTATTGCGGCATCTTGCCCGGCCCGAAACTCTGGCTGGCTTGTTTTCTCGTCGTGGCCGGCGCCGCCCAATGCCGGAGATCCATATCCGATGACGGCTGAAAGAGGATCGTAATTTTCAAACATCTCTCCACAAGGCGCGGTACAATGAATTCAATGCAAGGGCAAGGAAGATGAAAAGAATGGCGGAGATTCCCTTTTCTTCATCTACTTTATCTGTCAACCACGTGAAAGAATCCCATTCAGCGGATAACAAAAGGTAAAAAACGATGAGATGGATCAAGCGTATTGCCGTGTTTCTGGTCTTCGCCGGATTGGTTGCCGTATATGTCCGCTACGACGGCATCCCGTATACGATGGCATTCGTTCTGCAATCGTGGAGCAAACCGTATTTCGATCCCGCGCCGCATCGCGCGACAACCCCTTGTGACGGCGCGGCGCCGTGCGAATCCGGAAAAATCAGGACGCTGACATACAACGTGCTGTGCCGCGTATGCGAAAAGGAGGGTTACGACACGTGGGACGTGCGCTGGCCGCATCTGAAAGATTTGATCGCGAAATACGATGCGGATCTTTTTGGCGCGCAGGAACTCGGCGGGAATGCCGACATCGAAACGATATTGGGCGCGTTTCCCCACTATGCGTGCGAGACCTACCGGTTCGGGCCGTGGGCATACGGCGATTGCGCGTTGTTCTATCGAAAGGATCGTTTCGAGGCGCTCGACAGCGGCCAGATGTGGCTTAGCCCGAAACCCGGCGTTCCCTTCGCGCAGAACTGGAAACGGCTGTCCATGCCGCGCTATGTGAACTGGGTGTATCTGCGGCAAAAGGGCAACGGATTCCGGTTTCTCTTCGTCAATACCCATTTCGACAATAACGGCGAAAACAAGGAGCCGTCCGCGCTCATGTTTTCCCGCGCGTTCCGGCCGCTTGCCGAAATTGTGCCCATCATTGCAACGGGTGATTTCAATACCGACGTCCGCGCCGAACGCTACCGGAACATTCGAGGCGCGAACGAGGGGCCGCCGGTTTTCGATAATGTGCGGGATCGGGCCCCTGTCAAAAACGTCCTCACGAACGCTATGCCCCCGGACAAGGATGAAGAAGTCCAGTGGCACACCGATCTCGATCGCACAATAGACCATATCTTCGTGGCCGGACCTGTACAGATTGAGGTGTTTGACTGGATTCAAGACGCCACCGTCTACGAGCCAGGCCGCCGGTGGCCGTCGGATCATCCGGCCGTTTACGCCGAAATCAATCTTCGTATGCGCTGAGATAAGGGTCTTTATTGCATTGAAGACGCCTAACGTATCACCGCACCACATCCCCCAGGGAAAGCTGCGAAAGGATATTTCTGGCTGAAAACAGGCTATCTTGAGAGTGCCGAGTTCTTGAGACAAGAGGATGAGAATTTCCTCGAAGATTGGCATTTCCGGGCAATTTCATGTCGGATCAGGCAACGAGATCTTGAGTTGAAATTGAAAAGGGCCGCTTTGTAGCGCCGATTTCCCAATTGGCATGTCGTGTTTCAGCAAGCCGATTTGGAAATCGGCGTTGCATTCCGGGACCTTTACGACTCCGAGAACACGGTACTCTCAAGAGGCTATGATATAATTCGCTCTCACTCGAAAAGGGATTATGGTAAACAATGAAAAACGATTGCCGTTCTGCTTCCTTGCGAAATCGGATAATCTTCCCGTTGGTCTTGGCGGCATTGCTGTCCTGCGACCGGCATTCCGTTAGGCCCTGCGAGACGGAGCGGACAACAGCGTCCGCGTCGTCGGTCGAACAGGCGTCCGATCCCGGCAAAAAAAAACCGGAATTCAACGCACAAGTCGAAACGGTCGAAGCATACGCGGATTTTCGCGTCGAACCCCGAAGGGCCGCCGTGGGCGAATCCGTTCTTTTCTTTGATCAGTCCTTTCCCGGTAATTTGGAAATTGACAAATGGTTATGGAAGTTCGGCGATGGGCAAACCAGTGAAGAGGCCAATACCGCACATGTCTATGCCGCGCCCGGAGACTATGACGTCTCATTGGAAATATCCTCTCCAGCCGACAAGTCGCAAAGGGTGCGAAGGGCATGGGTGTCCGTTCGCGATTCATCCATGCCGCCCCCTGAAAAGACTGTTCCGGAAATGGGCATTTCTCTCGAGCCGGAAGGCCAAGGGAGTTTTCTTGTTATTCGCCGTCGCGATTGCCCGGAGGCATTTTGCCGGTTATGGGCGCCTGAAATGGTAAATTGGCCCCATTTGGTCGAGGGGAATCATGCTCTTGTCGTTGGACAGTTGAACTGGCGGAAAGAAGAAGCCGATGGAACGTTAAAGTATTCTGTTGACACTGAAGAGGCCGTGTTTACCGCGGTATTCGAGCCGCATTCGGATCATGTCGCCTGCACGTATTCGACACAATTGAAGCCGGGTTTCGACAACCCGCCGCAGCTCTCGGTCAATCCGTGCCAGCAATTGGGAGACAGCCTTTTCGATGGCAGGCATGACGACCTCCAGCGGCGAATCCATTTTCTTTCGGGCGGGAAATGGAAAAGTGTTGCGGAATGTCCCGATGCCGGCGTTCGCAGCATGATCTTTTTTGTGCCTCATCCCACTGGGCAGGGTTATCAAAGCGAACTCTCACGCGAAATCTCTTCCGCCACGGCCGACATGCCGGTCATGGCCTGTGTGAGCAGGGATGGAAAATGGATATGCGCAACGGCGGTGAAAACCGGTGATTATCTGTTCTGTAACACCCTTCCCAATTATCGTTGCCAGCACACGCCGGCTTCCAGCGCCTTTGACGAGAATGGCCATGCATCCGTCCGAATTGATGTGTACATTCTCAAGGGGACTCTCGACGATCTGCGGGCGAAAATAAACGGCGTAACCTTGGCGCGATAACCCGCATCGTTGTTATTGTTCATTTTCTTTTTCCGGATGCCTTGGCAGGGACATGGGTCTTGGCATTGCCGGTTTTCTTCATGCGCGCATGTTCCGGAACGGGGGCCTTGGAGCGTCGCGATCCCGGTTGCGATACGCCGACCAGGTCGGAGAGGGTCAGCGAATCGAGCCGGGCGATCAATCCCTCACGAATTCCGCCCCACACGGCGTGCAACGCGCACGGCGTAGAGCCGCACCGCGACAGGCCGAGCAGGCATTTGCGAAAGGTCAGATCGCCATCCACCGCGTGGATGACTTCGAGCAGGGTGATCTGCGACGGGTTGCGTTTCAGTTCGTAGCCGCCGCCCGGACCCAGCACCGCGCGAAGAAAGCCGCCCTGCACCAGCGACTGAAACACCTTGCGGCTGTACGGCTCGGGAATCCGCGCCTTTTTGCAGATGTCCCGCGCCCGAAAACGCTTGGTCCCGTCGTCCCCCGCCGCGCAAAGCAGGGCACGCAACACATACTCGCACTTCTTCGAAAACAACTGAAACAATCCGATTTCCTTTCCCTTGGCATGGCGCCCGTCAATCATGGATGTTATCATCCATGATTTGGGCGGCTTCTGTCAATACCCTGTCCGGCGCCCACAGGGACTCATGAAAACGGCCCCGGAAACAACACCGAAAAAAAAGACTTGACATTCGCCCGTAAATAGTGGATACTATGGTCCAACATAAGATGGATACAGATATCCATCATTTGCGACGAAGCGGGTAGGCGAGGCGGCTATTGTGGAGTTCATGGCGGCAGCGCCGCCGGGCGAGAGGCAGTGGACGGGCAAGGGATATGAACGAGACGAGCGACGCGCCGTTCATCCGAACGGCAACCGCGGAGTATTGGAAGGAACAGATCAAGTGTCAGGCGGCGTGTCCCGTGCACACGGACGCGCGCGGGTATGTTCGCGCCATCGCGGAAGGGAACGACGAACGGGCCTACCTGATAGCGCGGGGTCCGAACCCGCTGGCTTCGATCTGCGGCCGTGTTTGCGGGGCGCCGTGCGAGACGGCGTGCCGCCGGGGTTCTTATGACCGGCCGGTGGCGATTCGCGCGCTGAAACGGTTTGCCTGCGAGCGGTATGGTCCCGAAGCCGGGAGACTAAGCGCGGAGGGATTTGTTGACTTGCTGAAGGATGCGGCCCGGCATCGTTCCGGCGCCGAGTGCGTGGGGAAGGAAGAACTCCTGCCCCTGCTGCGATCGCTGATGCGCGGCGACATTCCCGCCGCAACCGGCAAAAGTGTCGGCATCGTGGGGGGTGGACCGGCGGGTCTGGCGGCGGCCCACGACCTCGCTTTGTTGGGCTGCGAGGTCACCATTTATGAAATGGAGCCTCTTCTGGCGGGGATGCTGGTGGTCGGCGTGCCGCAGTATCGTCTGTCCCGCGAGGTGATACAGGCCGAGGTGGCGGTGATTACGGCGCTGGGCGTGAAGGCGGTTACGAACTGCCGTGTGGGGGCGGACATTTCCTTTCCGGAACTGCGGTCCCGTCACGATGCGGTAATCATTGCCGTGGGAGCGAAGAATTCCCGGCGCTTGCCGGTTCCGGGGATTGATGCGCAGGGCGTAATCGGCGGCGTCGAATTTCTTCGCGATGTGGCAGTCGGGCGCCCCCCGAAATTGGGCCGCCGGGTGGTGGTCATCGGCGGAGGCAACGTGGCATTCGATGTCGGGCGGACGGTCCTGCGCCAGATAGGAATTGACGCGGCGCGGACCGCGCTTCGGCAGCCGGTCGTGGCGCAGGTGCATCTATGCTCGCTGGAATCGCTGGAGGAAATGCCGGCGGACGATGTCGAAATAATCGAAGGCGACGAGGAGGGCATTG
This DNA window, taken from Candidatus Hydrogenedentota bacterium, encodes the following:
- a CDS encoding FAD-dependent oxidoreductase; this translates as MNETSDAPFIRTATAEYWKEQIKCQAACPVHTDARGYVRAIAEGNDERAYLIARGPNPLASICGRVCGAPCETACRRGSYDRPVAIRALKRFACERYGPEAGRLSAEGFVDLLKDAARHRSGAECVGKEELLPLLRSLMRGDIPAATGKSVGIVGGGPAGLAAAHDLALLGCEVTIYEMEPLLAGMLVVGVPQYRLSREVIQAEVAVITALGVKAVTNCRVGADISFPELRSRHDAVIIAVGAKNSRRLPVPGIDAQGVIGGVEFLRDVAVGRPPKLGRRVVVIGGGNVAFDVGRTVLRQIGIDAARTALRQPVVAQVHLCSLESLEEMPADDVEIIEGDEEGIVRCHGMGPQAILQDAAGRVTGVRFQKCLRVFDEAGRFNPVFDAGQTLDISCDNVLLAVGQSYDLGFIDAGRDGLSLRPNGGVECNPVTGETSAPDVFMAGDLAHGPKLLIHAVASGKAVARAVYRHLTGRTIRFEDTTLHFPMPAFDREPDYEKIQRIKQAAIPVEERLKGHDRIVEQNYDEAAARREASRCLNCNVNTIFDGSRCLLCGGCVDVCPVSCLRIVPADGLGGEAARIVAAKREEDSTLDVSAILKDETRCIRCGLCADRCPSGAITMESFHFEERCICQDV